A genomic stretch from Pristiophorus japonicus isolate sPriJap1 chromosome 6, sPriJap1.hap1, whole genome shotgun sequence includes:
- the LOC139266294 gene encoding extracellular calcium-sensing receptor-like has protein sequence MFQDGDVILGGLFPIHLRAAPDANSFQSKPQPVRCVEFSQRGLRWALTMAFAIEEINRNPELLPNITLGYKIFDSCDAPSEGLKGAFKLLKGKEGSGSNYTCSGVPSVSLLVGDGGSSQSIAVSRVVAPFGIGMVSYFASCACLSDKREFPTFFRTIPSDNAQMKALVRVIQYFKWTWIGAVAEDNDYGRFGMRSLIEEVAKFEICIAYIEFLSPGRTRERMQQVAETIQKSSAKVVIIFCGESDTMSLVKEIRLKNITDIQLIASEAWVTAFHLWTEETREILSGTIGFGLRRAEIPGLREFLVKIQASAAPDNPFVEELWRDIFGCSIKISNQTLGENASPTPYKPCTGSESLETIETTYTDVSQLRVSYNVYKAVYAAAHAIHNLLSCENGKGPFMNAICGQKSNFLPWQVLHYLKEVRFTNQFGEEISFDKDGNPIASYDLINWQKREDGMVQFVKVGYYDAALPAGKELVLDERRIDWHGTALEKKVPVSTCSDGCPGGKRRAVRIGQPVCCFDCLTCADGEISNQTDSIECFKCPTDYWSNSRRDQCISKEIEVLSFQDSMGITLTAISLFGACITGAVAAVFLYFINTPIVRANNSELSFLLLISLILCFLCSIAFIGQPSPWSCMVRHTVFGVSFVLCISCILSKTLVVLMAFKATVPASNAMKWFGPTQQRSIVFLCTLIQVIICVIWLVTSPPLPAKNTKYQSAKIILECAMGSTVAFCCVLGYIGLLACMCFILAFLARALPDKFNEAKLITFSMLIFFAVWVTFIPAYVSTPGKYTVAVEIFAILASSFGLLSCIFAPKCYIILFKPEENSRKQLMGKSETNRTTTHIKNDERSMKINISI, from the exons ATGTTTCAGGATGGAGATGTTATTCTGGGCGGTTTATTCCCAATACATTTAAGAGCAGCACCAGACGCTAATTCATTCCAATCTAAACCTCAACCGGTGCGCTGTGTGGA GTTCAGCCAAAGAGGTCTGCGTTGGGCTCTAACCATGGCGTTTGCAATAGAAGAAATAAACAGGAACCCGGAGCTGCTTCCGAACATAACTCTGGGTTATAAGATTTTCGACAGTTGTGACGCGCCTTCTGAAGGGCTGAAAGGAGCCTTCAAATTACTGAAGGGGAAAGAGGGAAGCGGTTCCAATTACACGTGCTCTGGAGTTCCATCAGTGTCCCTGCTTGTGGGAGATGGAGGATCATCGCAATCTATCGCAGTGTCGAGAGTGGTGGCCCCTTTCGGCATTGGTATG GTCAGCTACTTTGCTTCATGCGCATGCCTCAGTGACAAGCGTGAGTTCCCAACTTTTTTCAGAACAATTCCCAGTGATAATGCTCAGATGAAAGCTTTAGTCAGGGTCATACAGTATTTTAAATGGACTTGGATCGGCGCTGTGGCTGAAGATAACGATTATGGCCGATTCGGGATGAGATCGTTAATTGAAGAGGTTGCGAAATTTGAAATTTGCATCGCCTACATCGAATTCCTTTCACCTGGTCGTACGAGGGAAAGAATGCAACAGGTTGCAGAGACCATTCAAAAGTCCTCTGCTAAGGTGGTCATAATATTCTGTGGAGAGAGTGACACGATGTCTTTGGTAAAGGAGATCAGACTGAAGAATATTACTGACATCCAGCTAATAGCGAGTGAAGCTTGGGTCACAGCATTCCATCTGTGGACTGAGGAAACTCGGGAAATACTGTCTGGAACAATCGGGTTTGGACTCAGGAGAGCGGAAATTCCCGGACTGAGAGAGTTTCTGGTCAAAATCCAAGCTTCCGCAGCACCAGACAATCCATTTGTCGAAGAACTCTGGCGGGACATTTTTGGCTGCAGCATCAAAATCTCAAATCAAACTCTGGGAGAAAACGCATCACCGACTCCATACAAACCGTGCACAGGTTCAGAGAGCTTGGAAACCATTGAGACTACATACACCGATGTTTCACAGTTAAGAGTTTCCTATAACGTTTACAAAGCGGTATATGCGGCAGCTCACGCCATTCATAATTTACTATCGTGTGAAAATGGGAAAGGCCCATTTATGAACGCTATATGTGGCCAAAAGTCAAACTTTCTACCCTGGCAG GTTCTACACTACCTGAAGGAGGTACGTTTCACCAACCAGTTTGGGGAGGAAATAAGCTTTGATAAGGACGGAAATCCCATCGCTTCCTATGACCTGATAAACTGGCAGAAGCGCGAAGATGGGATGGTTCAGTTTGTTAAAGTTGGTTATTACGATGCAGCGTTGCCTGCAGGAAAGGAACTCGTTTTGGATGAAAGGAGAATCGATTGGCATGGAACAGCACTGGAAAAGAAA GTGCCAGTCTCAACGTGTAGTGATGGCTGTCCTGGAGGTAAAAGAAGAGCGGTTCGTATcggacaacctgtttgctgctttgATTGTTTAACCTGTGCTGATGGGGAGATCAGTAACCAAACAG ATTCTATCGAATGTTTCAAATGCCCTACAGATTATTGGTCCAACAGCCGAAGAGATCAATGCATTTCAAAAGAAATTGAGGTCCTATCCTTTCAAGACAGCATGGGAATAACACTCACGGCGATTTCACTGTTTGGAGCTTGTATCACAGGAGCTGTTGCAGCTGTTTTCTTATATTTCATAAACACTCCCATTGTACGAGCCAACAATTCGGAACTAAGTTTCCTGCTACTCATCTCATTAATACTGTGCTTTCTTTGCTCCATTGCATTCATTGGGCAGCCATCACCGTGGTCATGTATGGTGCGTCATACTGTGTTCGGAGTTAGCTTTGTTCTGTGCATTTCTTGTATTCTTAGTAAAACTCTGGTCGTCCTGATGGCATTTAAAGCAACCGTGCCGGCCAGTAATGCAATGAAATGGTTTGGACCCACACAACAAAGATCAATTGTATTTCTCTGTACACTGATCCAAGTTATAATATGTGTGATCTGGTTGGTGacttctcccccactcccagcaaaAAACACCAAGTATCAAAGTGCAAAGATTATCCTTGAATGTGCTATGGGTTCCACAGTTGCTTTCTGCTGCGTGTTAGGCTACATCGGGCTCTTAGCTTGTATGTGTTTTATTTTAGCTTTCTTGGCCCGTGCGTTACCAGACAAGTTCAATGAAGCTAAATTGATAACCTTCAGCATGCTCATCTTTTTTGCAGTTTGGGTAACTTTTATCCCCGCTTATGTGAGCACTCCCGGAAAATATACGGTCGCTGTGGAAATATTTGCAATTTTAGCATCGAGCTTTGGGCTGCTGAGCTGTATCTTTGCTCCAAAATGTTACATTATCTTGTTCAAACCAGAAGAGAACAGCAGAAAACAACTGATGGGAAAATCGGAAACAAACAGGACCACAACACACATCAAGAATGATGAACGTTCTATGAAAATAAATATTTCTATATGA